A portion of the Pseudomonas koreensis genome contains these proteins:
- a CDS encoding 3-hydroxyacyl-CoA dehydrogenase NAD-binding domain-containing protein codes for MSEAIRYEKGQDGIVVLTMDMPGQSANTMNAVYREAMAACVARLSAEKDSIAGVIITSAKKTFFAGGDLNELIKVGKPEAKAFYDMVLTLKAQLRSLETLGKPVVAAINGAALGGGWEICLACHHRIAVDDASVQLGLPEVTLGLLPGGGGVVRMVRMLGIEKALPYLLEGKKVRPQQALQAGLIDELAADRDELLAKARAWIIANPAPVQRWDVKGYQIPGGTPSNPKVAQMLAIAPSILRAKTQGTLPAPEKILCAGVEGAQVDFDNAHLIETRYFTELTTGQISKNLIGTFWFQLNEINAGGSRPQGFAPYKTKKVGVLGAGMMGAGIAFVSASAGIDVVLKDINLAAAEKGKAHSAALLDKKVARGQMTVEQREAVLTRIVASESDADLAGCDLIIEAVFEDRQLKAKVSAAAQQVVGGDAVIASNTSTLPITGLATAVPDQSKFIGLHFFSPVEKMPLVEIIKGAQTSDETLARGFDFVLQIKKTPIVVNDSRGFFTSRVFGTFTNEGIAMLGEGVSAPMIETEARKAGMPVGPLAISDEVSLSLMSHIRQQTAKDLQAEGKPLIEHPAFAVIDLMLNEFKRPGKAAGGGFYEYPAAAQKHLWPELKTRFEKVDGQIPAKDVRDRLLFVQAIETVRCVEEGVLTSTADANVGSIFGIGFAPWTGGALQFINQYGLKDFIARAQYLAEQYGERFTPPALLLDKAAKGEMF; via the coding sequence ATGAGCGAAGCCATTCGTTACGAAAAAGGCCAGGACGGCATCGTTGTGCTGACCATGGACATGCCGGGCCAGAGCGCCAACACCATGAACGCCGTGTACCGCGAGGCCATGGCCGCTTGCGTGGCGCGGTTGTCAGCGGAAAAAGACAGCATTGCCGGGGTGATCATCACCTCGGCGAAGAAAACCTTCTTTGCCGGCGGCGACCTCAATGAACTGATCAAGGTCGGCAAGCCCGAAGCCAAAGCCTTCTATGACATGGTGCTGACCCTCAAGGCGCAATTGCGCAGCCTGGAAACCCTCGGCAAACCGGTGGTCGCAGCGATTAACGGCGCGGCGCTGGGCGGCGGTTGGGAAATCTGCCTGGCCTGCCATCACCGCATCGCTGTGGATGACGCCTCGGTGCAACTCGGTCTGCCGGAAGTGACGCTGGGCCTGTTGCCGGGCGGCGGCGGGGTGGTGCGCATGGTGCGCATGCTCGGCATCGAAAAAGCCCTGCCGTACTTGCTCGAAGGCAAGAAAGTGCGCCCGCAACAGGCGTTGCAGGCCGGGCTGATCGATGAATTGGCAGCGGATCGAGATGAATTGCTGGCCAAGGCACGCGCCTGGATTATCGCCAATCCGGCGCCAGTGCAACGCTGGGACGTCAAGGGTTACCAGATTCCTGGCGGCACGCCATCGAATCCAAAAGTCGCGCAGATGCTGGCGATTGCGCCGTCGATCCTGCGCGCCAAGACCCAAGGCACGCTGCCAGCGCCGGAGAAGATTCTCTGCGCGGGGGTGGAGGGCGCTCAGGTCGATTTCGACAACGCGCACCTGATCGAAACACGCTACTTCACAGAGCTGACGACCGGGCAGATCTCGAAAAACCTGATCGGCACGTTCTGGTTCCAGTTGAACGAGATCAACGCCGGCGGTTCAAGACCGCAAGGTTTTGCGCCTTATAAAACCAAGAAAGTGGGTGTGCTCGGCGCTGGCATGATGGGCGCGGGCATCGCGTTTGTCAGCGCCTCGGCCGGTATCGACGTCGTGCTCAAGGACATCAACCTCGCCGCTGCCGAGAAAGGCAAAGCACATTCCGCGGCGCTGCTGGATAAAAAAGTTGCCCGTGGCCAGATGACGGTTGAGCAGCGCGAAGCGGTTCTGACGCGCATCGTTGCCAGCGAAAGCGATGCCGATCTGGCCGGTTGCGACCTGATCATCGAAGCGGTGTTCGAAGATCGCCAACTCAAAGCCAAGGTGTCTGCCGCCGCGCAACAGGTGGTGGGTGGCGACGCTGTCATCGCTTCCAATACGTCGACGCTGCCAATCACCGGCCTGGCGACGGCCGTGCCCGATCAAAGCAAATTCATCGGCCTGCATTTCTTCAGTCCGGTGGAAAAAATGCCGCTGGTGGAAATCATCAAGGGCGCGCAGACCAGCGACGAAACCCTCGCCCGCGGTTTCGATTTCGTCCTCCAAATCAAGAAAACGCCGATCGTGGTCAACGACAGTCGCGGCTTCTTCACCTCGCGGGTGTTCGGTACGTTCACCAACGAAGGCATTGCCATGCTCGGCGAAGGCGTCAGTGCGCCGATGATCGAGACCGAAGCGCGCAAGGCCGGGATGCCGGTCGGGCCTCTGGCCATCTCCGACGAAGTTTCCCTCAGCCTGATGAGCCATATCCGGCAGCAGACGGCCAAGGACTTACAGGCAGAAGGGAAACCGCTGATCGAGCATCCGGCCTTCGCCGTGATTGACTTGATGCTCAATGAGTTCAAGCGACCGGGCAAAGCGGCCGGAGGCGGTTTTTATGAATATCCTGCGGCTGCCCAGAAGCATCTGTGGCCGGAGCTGAAAACGCGTTTCGAGAAAGTCGACGGACAGATTCCAGCGAAGGATGTGCGTGATCGTCTGTTGTTTGTGCAGGCCATCGAAACCGTGCGCTGTGTGGAGGAGGGCGTGCTGACCTCAACGGCGGATGCCAACGTCGGCTCGATCTTCGGCATCGGGTTTGCCCCGTGGACCGGCGGTGCGCTGCAGTTCATCAACCAGTATGGCCTGAAGGACTTCATCGCCCGCGCGCAGTATCTGGCCGAGCAATATGGTGAGCGGTTTACGCCGCCAGCACTGTTGCTGGACAAAGCGGCGAAAGGTGAAATGTTCTAG
- a CDS encoding amidotransferase: MSLRICILETDILRPELIDQYQGYGQMFQRLFSQQPIAAEFTVYNVVNGEYPSDKQTFDAYLVTGSKADSFGTDPWIQTLKTYLLNRYERGDKLLGVCFGHQLLALLLGGKSERASQGWGVGTHNYKLAAKAPWMSPVREELTLLISHQDQVTELPENATVIASSDFCPFAAYHINDQVLCFQGHPEFIHDYSRALLDLRQEALGSQIYSKGVASLEQEHHGATVAEWMMRFVAHKPEAAQR, translated from the coding sequence ATGTCGCTGCGCATCTGCATTCTCGAAACCGACATCCTGCGGCCCGAATTGATTGACCAATATCAGGGTTATGGGCAGATGTTCCAGCGCCTGTTCTCGCAACAACCGATTGCCGCTGAGTTCACTGTCTATAACGTGGTGAATGGCGAATACCCAAGCGACAAGCAGACGTTCGATGCGTATCTGGTCACCGGCAGCAAGGCCGATTCGTTCGGCACTGATCCGTGGATTCAGACCCTCAAGACTTATCTTCTGAATCGCTACGAACGCGGCGACAAACTGCTCGGCGTGTGCTTCGGCCATCAATTGCTGGCGCTGCTGCTTGGCGGAAAGAGCGAGCGCGCATCCCAGGGTTGGGGCGTCGGCACGCACAACTACAAGCTGGCGGCCAAGGCGCCGTGGATGAGCCCGGTGCGCGAAGAGCTGACACTGTTGATCAGCCATCAGGATCAAGTGACCGAGCTACCGGAAAATGCCACAGTGATCGCGTCGAGCGATTTCTGCCCGTTCGCGGCTTATCACATCAACGATCAAGTGCTGTGCTTCCAGGGCCATCCGGAATTCATTCACGATTACTCGCGCGCGCTGCTCGATCTGCGCCAGGAAGCGCTGGGTTCGCAGATTTACAGCAAGGGTGTCGCCAGCCTGGAACAGGAGCACCACGGCGCTACGGTGGCGGAGTGGATGATGCGTTTTGTGGCGCACAAACCAGAAGCTGCGCAACGCTAA
- a CDS encoding alpha-E domain-containing protein: MLSRTASDLYWMSRYLERAENLARMLDISYSLSLMPQDGRGDGLHELAMPLLITGTLDDYHDRHGDLHAERLLHFFALDAANPASIYSCLGAARASAHAVRGRITADMWENINATWLEIRGIAEQGLSRYGMSRFCEWIKERSHLFRGASYGTIMRNDAFRFIRLGTFIERADNTLRLLDARYEMAGDQAEAVSDGTAHAYYQWSALLRALSSFEAYTEIYRDAPGARHVAELLLLRADVPRSLRACTEEIDQILAQLPGANGRPAQRLAAEMDARLRYTGINEILEEGLHAWLTEFIPLVRQLGNAIHSSYLEAA, translated from the coding sequence ATGTTAAGTAGAACTGCCTCGGATCTGTACTGGATGTCGCGTTACCTGGAGCGTGCGGAGAACCTCGCACGCATGCTCGACATCAGTTATTCACTGTCGCTGATGCCGCAGGACGGGCGCGGCGATGGTCTGCACGAACTCGCCATGCCGTTGCTGATTACCGGCACTCTCGATGATTACCATGACCGCCACGGCGATCTGCACGCCGAACGCCTGCTGCATTTCTTTGCGCTGGACGCGGCCAACCCGGCGAGCATCTACAGCTGCCTCGGCGCGGCGCGGGCCAGTGCCCATGCGGTGCGCGGGCGAATCACCGCCGACATGTGGGAAAACATCAACGCAACTTGGCTGGAAATCCGCGGCATCGCCGAACAGGGTCTGAGCCGCTACGGCATGAGCCGTTTCTGCGAATGGATCAAGGAGCGCTCGCACCTGTTCCGTGGCGCGTCCTACGGCACGATCATGCGCAACGACGCGTTTCGCTTCATCCGTCTGGGCACGTTCATCGAGCGCGCGGACAACACGCTGCGCCTGCTCGATGCCCGCTACGAAATGGCCGGCGATCAGGCCGAAGCGGTCAGTGACGGCACAGCGCACGCCTATTACCAGTGGAGTGCGCTGCTGCGGGCATTGTCGTCGTTCGAGGCCTACACCGAAATCTACCGCGATGCGCCCGGCGCCCGGCACGTCGCCGAATTGCTTTTGTTGCGCGCCGATGTACCCCGTTCGTTGCGTGCCTGTACCGAAGAAATCGACCAGATCCTCGCGCAACTGCCCGGCGCCAACGGCCGCCCGGCACAACGCCTGGCGGCGGAAATGGACGCGCGCCTGCGCTACACCGGCATCAACGAAATCCTCGAAGAAGGCCTGCACGCCTGGCTGACCGAATTCATCCCGTTGGTGCGCCAGTTGGGCAACGCCATTCACAGTTCCTACCTGGAGGCTGCATGA
- a CDS encoding ribonuclease E inhibitor RraB — protein MSTAYQEDISSNVLRRMKEGGFDFSRFHPIEFYAIFPDEERARRAAGKFRGESINAQVSARDDGAWSLELSKVMYATYDDIGDFEQGFSAVVEPLGGIIEGWGVKQEVRNRYRLN, from the coding sequence ATGAGCACAGCCTATCAAGAAGACATCAGCAGCAACGTTCTGCGCCGCATGAAAGAAGGCGGTTTCGATTTTTCCCGGTTCCATCCCATCGAGTTCTACGCGATTTTCCCGGACGAGGAGCGGGCGCGCAGGGCAGCAGGCAAATTTCGCGGTGAGTCCATCAATGCCCAGGTCAGTGCGCGCGACGACGGCGCCTGGTCGCTGGAATTGAGCAAAGTGATGTACGCAACCTACGACGACATTGGCGATTTCGAGCAGGGCTTTTCTGCCGTGGTCGAACCGCTGGGCGGCATTATCGAGGGTTGGGGCGTGAAGCAGGAGGTGCGCAATCGTTACCGGTTGAATTGA
- a CDS encoding ankyrin repeat domain-containing protein, producing the protein MSDQSRQMTPEEAAEFTEQVFNKARDGDAEMLDRLVTAGLPVNLKNSKGDTLLMLASYYGHVDAVKVLLKHKADPEMRNGNGQSPIAGAAFKGDLAVVKALVEAGAEIEGSSFDGRTALMMAAMFNRVEIVDYLIGQGADPKAKDANGVTALDAARTMGAVDTTAQLEKLLA; encoded by the coding sequence ATGTCCGACCAAAGCCGCCAGATGACCCCTGAGGAAGCTGCCGAATTCACCGAGCAGGTTTTCAACAAGGCGCGCGACGGTGATGCCGAGATGCTCGATCGCCTGGTGACCGCCGGGCTGCCGGTGAACCTGAAAAACAGCAAGGGCGACACGTTATTGATGCTCGCCAGCTACTACGGCCATGTTGATGCGGTGAAGGTCCTGCTTAAACACAAAGCCGATCCAGAAATGCGCAATGGCAACGGCCAGAGTCCGATCGCCGGCGCTGCGTTCAAAGGTGATCTGGCGGTGGTCAAAGCGCTGGTCGAGGCGGGCGCCGAAATCGAAGGCTCGTCGTTCGACGGCCGCACGGCACTGATGATGGCGGCGATGTTCAACCGCGTTGAAATCGTCGATTACCTGATCGGCCAGGGCGCTGATCCGAAAGCCAAGGACGCCAATGGCGTGACCGCGCTGGACGCGGCCCGAACCATGGGCGCAGTCGATACCACCGCGCAGCTGGAAAAGTTGTTGGCATAA
- a CDS encoding acetyl-CoA C-acetyltransferase yields the protein MTEALIFDALRTPRGKGKADGALHSVKPVNLVAGLLTALQARTALDTSQVDDVVLGCVTPIGDQGSDIAKTAVQVADWDVSVAGVQINRFCASGLEAVNLGAMKVRSGFEDLVIVGGVESMSRVPMGSDGGAWALDPQTNLHSHFTPQGVGADLIATLEGFSRQDVDAYALHSQHKAARARANGSFNKSLVPVQDQNGIVLLDHDEFIRAESTLEGLGKLKPSFEMIGQMGFDATALRVYSHVERINHVHTPGNSSGIVDGAALMLIGSEAKGRALGLRPRARIVATAVTSTDPTIMLTGPAPATRKALAKAGLRVEDIDLFEVNEAFASVVLKFIKDMAVDPDKVNVNGGSIAMGHPLGATGCAILGTLLDELEARHLRYGLATLCVGGGMGIATIIERH from the coding sequence ATGACTGAAGCGTTGATTTTCGATGCGTTGCGCACCCCGCGCGGCAAAGGCAAGGCCGACGGCGCGTTGCACAGCGTTAAACCGGTCAACCTGGTGGCGGGGTTGTTGACCGCTTTGCAGGCACGCACGGCGCTGGATACCAGTCAGGTCGATGATGTCGTCCTCGGCTGCGTCACACCGATCGGCGATCAAGGTTCCGACATCGCCAAAACGGCGGTGCAAGTCGCCGACTGGGACGTCAGCGTCGCCGGCGTACAGATCAACCGTTTCTGTGCTTCAGGTCTGGAAGCTGTGAATCTCGGCGCGATGAAAGTGCGCTCCGGTTTCGAGGATCTGGTGATAGTCGGCGGCGTCGAGTCGATGTCGCGGGTGCCGATGGGCAGCGATGGTGGGGCCTGGGCGCTGGATCCGCAGACCAACCTGCACAGCCACTTCACCCCGCAAGGCGTCGGCGCCGACCTCATCGCCACCCTCGAAGGCTTCAGCCGGCAGGATGTCGACGCCTACGCGCTGCACTCGCAGCACAAAGCCGCGCGGGCCCGCGCCAATGGCTCATTCAACAAGTCGCTGGTGCCGGTGCAGGATCAGAATGGCATCGTTCTGCTCGATCACGATGAGTTCATCCGCGCCGAATCGACCCTCGAAGGCCTCGGCAAGCTCAAGCCGAGTTTCGAAATGATCGGGCAGATGGGCTTCGACGCCACGGCGTTGCGGGTCTACAGCCATGTCGAGCGGATCAACCACGTGCACACGCCGGGCAACAGTTCCGGGATTGTCGACGGCGCGGCGCTGATGCTGATCGGCTCCGAAGCCAAGGGCCGTGCGCTTGGTCTGCGGCCACGGGCGCGGATCGTCGCCACCGCCGTTACCAGCACCGACCCGACGATCATGCTCACCGGCCCGGCGCCGGCGACCCGCAAAGCGCTGGCCAAGGCCGGACTGCGTGTGGAGGACATCGATCTGTTCGAGGTCAACGAAGCGTTTGCCTCGGTGGTGTTGAAGTTCATCAAGGACATGGCCGTCGACCCGGACAAGGTCAACGTCAACGGCGGCTCGATCGCCATGGGCCATCCGCTGGGCGCCACTGGATGCGCGATCCTCGGCACGCTGCTCGATGAACTGGAAGCGCGGCACCTGCGCTACGGCCTGGCAACACTGTGCGTCGGCGGCGGCATGGGCATTGCCACCATCATCGAACGCCACTGA
- the speE gene encoding polyamine aminopropyltransferase gives MTVTKTSEYLETLYEGYGQRFRMEKLLHEVRTEHQHLVIFQNPRMGRVMALDGVIQTTEADEFIYHEMLTHVPILAHGTAKRVLIIGGGDGGMLREVTKHAGVEHITMVEIDGTVVDMCKEFLPNHSAGAYDDPRLNLVIDDGMRFVATTTEKFDVIISDSTDPIGPGEVLFSENFYQACHRCLNEGGILVTQNGTPFMQIDEVKTTAGRLRSLFPDWHFYQAAVPTYIGGSMTFAWGSTNPAYRKLSRETLQQRFIGSGIVTRYYNPEIHIGAFALPQYVLQAVNKPSND, from the coding sequence ATGACCGTCACCAAGACCAGCGAGTACCTGGAAACCCTCTACGAAGGCTACGGCCAGCGTTTTCGCATGGAAAAACTGCTGCACGAAGTGCGCACCGAGCACCAGCATCTGGTGATCTTCCAGAACCCGCGCATGGGCCGGGTGATGGCGCTGGACGGCGTGATCCAGACCACCGAAGCCGATGAATTCATCTACCACGAGATGCTGACCCACGTGCCGATCCTTGCCCACGGCACTGCCAAGCGCGTGCTGATCATTGGCGGCGGTGACGGCGGCATGCTGCGCGAAGTGACCAAACACGCCGGCGTCGAGCACATCACCATGGTCGAAATCGACGGCACCGTGGTCGACATGTGCAAGGAGTTTCTGCCGAACCATTCCGCCGGTGCCTACGACGACCCGCGCCTGAACCTGGTGATCGACGACGGCATGCGTTTCGTCGCCACCACCACTGAAAAATTCGACGTGATCATTTCCGACTCCACCGATCCGATCGGCCCGGGCGAAGTGCTGTTCTCGGAAAACTTCTATCAGGCCTGCCACCGCTGCCTGAACGAAGGCGGCATCCTCGTCACCCAGAACGGCACGCCGTTCATGCAGATCGACGAAGTCAAAACCACCGCTGGCCGCCTGCGCAGCCTGTTCCCGGACTGGCATTTCTACCAGGCCGCCGTGCCGACTTACATCGGCGGCTCGATGACCTTCGCCTGGGGCTCGACCAACCCGGCCTACCGCAAGCTCAGCCGTGAAACCCTGCAACAGCGCTTCATCGGCAGCGGCATCGTTACCCGCTACTACAACCCGGAAATCCACATCGGCGCATTCGCCCTGCCGCAATACGTGCTGCAAGCGGTGAACAAGCCAAGCAACGACTGA
- a CDS encoding circularly permuted type 2 ATP-grasp protein — MIRTCFDEMYDAGGLVRPHYREFARWLAETPDELLAQRRREADLLFHRAGITFTLYGDEQGTERLIPFDTIPRSIPASEWRIVERGCIQRVKALNMFLADLYHEQRIIKAGIIPAEQVLANEQYQLAMQGLDLHRDIYSHISGVDLVRDGDGTYYVLEDNLRTPSGVSYMLEDRKMMMRLFPELFAAQRIAPIDHYPNLLLDTLKSSSPIDNPSVVVLTPGRFNSAFFEHAFLAREMGVELVEGADLFVRDDKVFMRTTDGPKAVDVIYRRLDDAFLDPLAFNPDSMLGVPGLLSSYRSGNVVLANAIGTGVADDKSVYPFVTDMIRFYLDEEPILKNVPTWQCRNPSELSHVLANLPDLVVKETQGSGGYGMLVGPAATSAEIDAFRERIKAKPHAYIAQPTLSLSTCPTFVENGIAPRHIDLRPFVLSGRETRVVPGGLTRVALREGSLVVNSSQGGGTKDTWVVED, encoded by the coding sequence ATGATCCGCACCTGTTTTGACGAGATGTACGATGCTGGCGGACTGGTTCGCCCGCATTACCGGGAATTTGCCCGCTGGCTGGCCGAGACGCCCGATGAGTTGCTTGCGCAACGCCGACGCGAGGCTGATCTGCTGTTCCATCGTGCCGGGATCACTTTCACGCTTTATGGCGACGAGCAGGGCACCGAGCGGCTGATTCCGTTCGACACCATTCCGCGCAGCATCCCTGCCAGTGAGTGGCGAATTGTGGAGCGCGGCTGTATCCAGCGGGTCAAGGCGCTGAACATGTTCCTCGCCGACCTCTACCACGAGCAGCGCATCATCAAGGCCGGGATCATTCCCGCCGAACAGGTGCTGGCCAACGAGCAATACCAGCTGGCAATGCAGGGCCTGGATCTGCACCGCGACATCTATTCGCATATTTCCGGCGTCGATCTGGTGCGCGATGGCGATGGCACTTATTACGTCCTCGAAGACAACCTGCGCACACCCAGCGGCGTCAGTTACATGCTCGAAGACCGCAAGATGATGATGCGCCTGTTCCCCGAGCTGTTCGCCGCTCAGCGCATCGCCCCGATCGATCACTACCCCAATCTGCTGCTCGACACCCTGAAAAGCTCGAGTCCGATCGACAACCCCAGCGTGGTGGTGCTGACGCCGGGGCGCTTCAACAGCGCGTTCTTCGAGCATGCGTTTCTCGCGCGGGAAATGGGCGTTGAACTGGTGGAGGGCGCGGACCTGTTCGTGCGCGACGACAAGGTGTTCATGCGCACAACCGACGGCCCGAAAGCGGTCGATGTGATTTATCGCCGCCTCGATGATGCCTTCCTCGATCCGCTGGCATTCAACCCGGATTCGATGCTCGGCGTGCCGGGGCTGCTGTCGTCCTATCGCTCCGGCAATGTGGTGCTGGCCAATGCCATCGGCACCGGAGTAGCGGACGATAAATCGGTTTACCCGTTTGTCACCGACATGATCCGTTTCTACCTCGACGAAGAGCCGATCCTGAAGAACGTGCCGACCTGGCAATGCCGTAACCCGTCCGAGCTGTCCCACGTGCTGGCCAATCTTCCGGATCTGGTGGTCAAGGAAACCCAAGGCTCCGGCGGTTACGGGATGCTGGTCGGGCCGGCCGCGACGAGCGCGGAAATCGATGCCTTTCGCGAGCGCATCAAAGCCAAGCCCCATGCCTACATCGCGCAGCCGACGCTGTCGCTGTCGACGTGCCCGACCTTTGTCGAAAACGGCATCGCGCCGCGCCATATCGACCTGCGTCCGTTCGTACTGTCCGGCCGCGAGACCCGGGTCGTGCCCGGTGGTTTGACCCGTGTCGCATTGCGTGAAGGCTCCCTGGTGGTGAATTCCTCCCAGGGTGGCGGCACCAAGGACACCTGGGTAGTCGAGGATTGA
- a CDS encoding transglutaminase family protein → MRLSISHETTYHYEDQVRASIQYLRLTPHDSERQHVLSWQLDLPRPVRAQLDPFGNILHVLTMDEPHEAIIIGARGQVDIDELREAEHESQSALPFLRFTRMTEADEALREFADKNCKQRRDRTALIDLMCALNQHMTYTPGSTVVDTSAAEAFAGRAGVCQDHAHAFLACARSLGVPSRYVSGYLYSEDCEHLASHAWAEAWLDDAWYSFDVTNQLARPERHLKLAVGLDYLDACPVRGMRRGGGCEQMHAKVYVSPTPVISVQQQ, encoded by the coding sequence ATGAGACTTTCCATAAGCCACGAGACCACCTATCACTACGAAGATCAGGTGCGCGCGAGCATCCAGTACCTGCGCCTGACACCTCACGACAGCGAACGTCAGCATGTCCTCAGTTGGCAGCTCGATTTACCGCGCCCGGTGCGGGCGCAGCTCGATCCGTTCGGCAACATTCTGCATGTGTTGACCATGGACGAGCCGCACGAAGCGATCATCATTGGTGCCCGTGGTCAGGTCGATATCGATGAATTGCGCGAGGCCGAACATGAAAGCCAGTCAGCGCTGCCGTTCCTGCGCTTCACGCGCATGACCGAAGCCGATGAAGCCTTGCGCGAGTTTGCCGACAAAAACTGCAAGCAACGGCGTGATCGCACCGCGCTGATCGATTTGATGTGCGCATTGAATCAGCACATGACCTACACGCCGGGCTCGACCGTGGTCGACACCAGTGCCGCCGAAGCTTTCGCCGGTCGCGCCGGGGTCTGTCAGGATCATGCGCACGCCTTTCTCGCCTGCGCGCGCAGCCTTGGCGTGCCGTCGCGTTATGTCTCGGGTTATTTGTACAGCGAAGATTGTGAGCATCTGGCCAGCCATGCCTGGGCGGAAGCGTGGCTGGATGACGCGTGGTACAGCTTTGATGTGACCAACCAGCTAGCGCGCCCGGAACGGCACCTGAAACTGGCGGTGGGCCTGGATTATCTCGATGCCTGCCCGGTGCGCGGCATGCGCCGGGGCGGCGGCTGCGAGCAGATGCACGCGAAAGTGTACGTCTCGCCGACGCCGGTTATCTCCGTGCAGCAGCAATAA
- a CDS encoding PLDc N-terminal domain-containing protein: MGSTFNGLIGLIILALDIWAIINVLKSGASTGMKIVWVLLIILLPVLGLIIWAIAGPRGNVRI, from the coding sequence ATGGGTTCCACGTTCAACGGTCTGATTGGCCTGATCATCCTTGCCCTCGACATCTGGGCCATCATCAACGTGCTGAAAAGCGGCGCCTCCACCGGGATGAAAATCGTCTGGGTGTTGCTGATCATCCTCCTGCCGGTGTTGGGCCTGATCATCTGGGCGATTGCCGGGCCACGGGGCAACGTCCGGATCTGA
- a CDS encoding c-type cytochrome: MKTLIALSALLLSLPLSAAQLDLQLGANSRTWQTEELLKHPQLQTLTINDDVSYKKAMTYQAVPLAALLTGVRPEDHLQAVALDGFAAELAAAPLLNKNGARAWLAIEDPAQPWPALSAGKNSAGPFYLVWTDPQAGKISPEQWPFEVASIKLMAPVAQRFPALLPDPALKADDPVNQGFALFQKNCLACHRLNGAGDAQFGPDLNIPYSPTEYFGADFLKRYIRDPQSLRQWPQAKMPGFSAQVLPDGDLEMLVGYLKHMAGRKIKP; encoded by the coding sequence TTGAAAACGCTCATTGCGCTCAGTGCCTTGCTGCTGAGCTTGCCCTTGTCTGCCGCACAACTGGATCTGCAGTTGGGCGCAAACAGCCGCACCTGGCAGACCGAGGAATTGCTCAAGCATCCTCAACTGCAAACCCTCACCATCAACGATGATGTTTCCTACAAGAAGGCCATGACCTATCAGGCCGTGCCCCTGGCCGCGTTGCTGACCGGCGTCAGACCTGAGGATCATTTGCAAGCGGTGGCACTGGACGGCTTTGCTGCAGAGTTGGCCGCTGCGCCTTTGCTGAACAAGAATGGCGCGCGCGCATGGCTGGCAATCGAGGATCCGGCTCAGCCGTGGCCAGCGTTGTCCGCAGGCAAGAACAGCGCCGGGCCTTTCTATCTGGTCTGGACCGATCCGCAAGCCGGCAAGATCAGCCCCGAGCAGTGGCCGTTCGAAGTCGCCAGCATCAAGTTGATGGCGCCGGTGGCCCAGCGTTTCCCTGCCCTGCTGCCCGATCCGGCATTGAAGGCCGATGATCCGGTGAACCAGGGCTTTGCCTTGTTTCAGAAAAACTGCCTGGCGTGTCACCGGTTGAATGGTGCCGGTGATGCTCAGTTCGGACCGGATCTGAATATTCCGTACAGCCCGACCGAGTATTTTGGGGCGGATTTCCTGAAGCGCTACATCCGCGATCCGCAAAGTTTGCGCCAGTGGCCGCAGGCGAAGATGCCGGGGTTTTCGGCGCAGGTGTTGCCGGACGGGGATCTGGAGATGCTGGTGGGCTATCTGAAGCACATGGCCGGCCGCAAGATTAAGCCCTGA